One genomic segment of Candidatus Thermoplasmatota archaeon includes these proteins:
- the mvk gene encoding mevalonate kinase, which yields MAIASVPGKIILLGEHGVVYGQPCLSVAIDLRVGLEMEKGKEFLVNGRTMDSRRHTYIKHAIDKLWEGEPLAVTTFSKIPSASGLGSSAAITTATVACLLKLNNSFSLEEVAKKSFDIEYEVQKGGSPNDTSVCAYGSAILLSEEKKEGFIWEISKGKQKWFVHHVDAPDMRIVVGITGIKSKTPLLVKKVKKFVKYSGFARELTERMGELVIEGMNALKNNDFVSLGGKMNEGQKILHTLGASSPELEKLINASLRAGAYGAKLTGAGGGGSMIAVTDEPEKIAIAIEKAGGKAMVTSVSSDGVKVWD from the coding sequence ATGGCGATAGCATCTGTACCGGGCAAAATAATTCTTTTAGGGGAGCATGGGGTCGTATATGGGCAACCGTGTCTTTCAGTAGCAATAGATTTAAGGGTGGGGCTGGAAATGGAAAAAGGAAAAGAATTTTTAGTGAATGGCAGGACTATGGACAGCAGAAGACATACCTACATAAAACACGCCATAGACAAGCTCTGGGAAGGAGAGCCGCTGGCAGTCACAACCTTTTCAAAAATTCCATCTGCCAGCGGCCTTGGCTCTTCCGCCGCGATAACCACCGCCACTGTTGCATGCCTGCTGAAACTGAATAACTCTTTCTCTCTTGAAGAAGTAGCGAAAAAAAGCTTCGACATTGAATATGAAGTACAGAAAGGGGGCAGTCCCAATGACACATCTGTCTGCGCATATGGCTCTGCGATATTGCTGTCAGAAGAAAAGAAAGAGGGTTTCATATGGGAAATCTCAAAGGGGAAGCAGAAATGGTTTGTTCATCATGTCGATGCCCCGGATATGAGAATAGTCGTAGGAATAACGGGTATAAAATCAAAGACTCCATTGCTCGTCAAAAAAGTCAAAAAGTTTGTAAAATATTCCGGTTTTGCGAGAGAATTGACTGAGAGAATGGGCGAGCTGGTCATTGAAGGGATGAATGCCCTAAAAAACAATGATTTTGTATCCCTCGGAGGGAAAATGAATGAAGGCCAAAAAATTCTTCACACCCTCGGGGCAAGCTCTCCAGAACTCGAAAAACTGATAAATGCATCTCTCAGGGCCGGGGCGTACGGGGCAAAACTCACCGGGGCGGGCGGAGGGGGCAGCATGATAGCCGTCACAGATGAACCTGAGAAAATAGCGATAGCGATAGAGAAAGCAGGTGGAAAGGCGATGGTTACCTCTGTATCCAGTGATGGCGTCAAAGTGTGGGATTAA